In Xanthomonas sp. SI, the following are encoded in one genomic region:
- a CDS encoding chorismate mutase has protein sequence MTASAAATLPRVLSALLAGTAMLGCAMPARSATPLEPLLDRIVERNAIGDQVALSKWDSGKPVLDATREAAVLASVREQAPAHGVDADDAARFFGMQIESNKLVQYQLLERWRLRGRAPDQPRPDLTALRARLDQLQGEMLDALQANAATRQAPDCPAATARAAEAYALRWQLDQVHRTALVRSLGDFCH, from the coding sequence ATGACCGCTTCCGCTGCTGCCACACTTCCGCGCGTGCTGAGCGCACTGCTGGCAGGTACCGCCATGCTGGGCTGCGCGATGCCCGCGCGCAGCGCCACGCCGCTGGAGCCGCTGCTCGATCGCATCGTCGAACGCAACGCGATCGGCGACCAGGTCGCGCTGAGCAAGTGGGACAGCGGCAAGCCGGTACTGGACGCCACCCGCGAGGCCGCGGTGCTGGCCAGCGTGCGCGAACAGGCGCCGGCGCACGGCGTGGATGCGGACGACGCGGCGCGCTTCTTCGGCATGCAGATCGAGTCCAACAAGCTGGTGCAATACCAGTTGCTGGAGCGCTGGCGGCTGCGCGGCCGCGCGCCGGATCAGCCGCGCCCCGACCTGACCGCGCTGCGCGCGCGCCTGGACCAGTTGCAGGGCGAGATGCTGGACGCCCTGCAGGCCAATGCCGCGACCCGGCAGGCGCCGGACTGCCCGGCGGCGACCGCGCGCGCGGCCGAGGCCTATGCGCTGCGCTGGCAGCTGGACCAGGTCCATCGCACCGCGCTGGTGCGCAGCCTGGGCGATTTCTGCCACTGA
- the atpG gene encoding F0F1 ATP synthase subunit gamma: protein MAGGREIKTKIKSVQNTRKVTRALEMVSASKIRKAQDRMKTSRPYAQAMKQVIGHLAQASTDYTHPFLVQRDEVKRVGYIVISSDRGLAGGLNNNLFRKMLGEVRQWQDKGAGIDVVTIGQKASVFFRRLKVEMVGSVSHLGDVPQLEQLIGVIKVMLDAFTEGKVDRVYLVYNRFVNTMTQKASFDQLLPLPAAENQVAHHDWDYLYEPDAATVLEHVMTRYIESLVYQAVLENVASEHAARMVAMKAASDNANKLISTLQLIYNKARQAAITQEISEIVGGAAAV from the coding sequence ATGGCAGGCGGACGCGAAATCAAAACCAAGATCAAGAGCGTGCAGAACACCCGCAAGGTGACGCGCGCGCTCGAGATGGTCTCGGCCTCCAAGATCCGCAAGGCGCAGGATCGGATGAAGACCTCGCGCCCGTACGCGCAGGCGATGAAGCAGGTGATCGGGCATCTGGCGCAGGCCAGCACCGACTACACGCATCCGTTCCTGGTGCAGCGCGACGAGGTCAAGCGTGTCGGCTACATCGTGATCTCCTCCGATCGCGGCCTGGCCGGCGGCCTCAACAACAATCTGTTCCGCAAGATGCTGGGCGAAGTGCGCCAGTGGCAGGATAAGGGCGCCGGCATCGACGTGGTCACCATCGGCCAGAAGGCCTCGGTGTTCTTCCGCCGGCTCAAGGTCGAGATGGTCGGCAGCGTCAGCCACCTCGGCGACGTGCCGCAGCTGGAGCAGCTGATCGGCGTGATCAAGGTGATGCTGGATGCGTTCACCGAGGGCAAGGTCGACCGCGTCTACCTGGTCTACAACCGCTTCGTGAACACGATGACGCAGAAGGCCAGCTTCGACCAGCTGCTGCCGCTGCCGGCGGCGGAGAACCAGGTCGCGCACCACGACTGGGACTACCTGTACGAACCCGATGCCGCGACCGTGCTGGAGCACGTGATGACGCGCTACATCGAGTCGCTGGTGTACCAGGCGGTGCTGGAGAACGTGGCCTCCGAACATGCCGCGCGCATGGTCGCGATGAAGGCGGCCAGCGACAACGCCAACAAGCTGATCAGCACCTTGCAGCTGATCTACAACAAGGCGCGGCAGGCGGCGATCACCCAGGAAATTTCCGAGATCGTCGGCGGCGCGGCGGCCGTCTAA
- the glmU gene encoding bifunctional UDP-N-acetylglucosamine diphosphorylase/glucosamine-1-phosphate N-acetyltransferase GlmU: MSLPLHVVILAAGAGKRMKSAKPKVLQPIAGRPMLAHVIATARQLQPAAIHVVYGHGGDAVRAAFGDQPDLLWAEQARQLGTGHAVQQAMAAVPDAATVLVLYGDVPLIRADTLLRLLHSPGRLAVLVAEPDDPSGYGRIVRDAAGKVAAIVEHKDADDEQRRIRAINTGIVTAESTALKRWLAQLRSDNAQGEYYLTDVFAAAAAEFTPAEMVLVADPIEAEGANDPWQLAQLERAWQLRAARALCEQGAHLLDPNRLDQRGRVRVGRDVCIDVNVVLEGEVELGDGVSIGPFVRLKDVVLGPGTEVRAHCDLEGVVTEGAVIIGPFARLRPGTVLADGVHIGNFVETKKVVLGVGSKANHLSYLGDATIGSGVNIGAGTITCNYDGVNKSQTTIGDDVFVGSNSALVAPLTIGAGATIGAGSVITRDAPAGQLTVARARQATHEDWKRPKKK; encoded by the coding sequence ATGAGCCTGCCCCTGCACGTCGTGATCCTTGCCGCCGGTGCGGGCAAGCGGATGAAGTCCGCCAAGCCCAAGGTGCTGCAGCCCATCGCCGGCCGGCCGATGCTGGCCCACGTGATCGCAACCGCGCGCCAGCTGCAGCCGGCGGCGATCCATGTGGTCTACGGCCATGGCGGCGATGCGGTGCGCGCGGCCTTCGGCGACCAGCCGGATCTGCTATGGGCCGAGCAGGCGCGGCAATTGGGCACCGGGCATGCGGTGCAGCAGGCGATGGCCGCGGTGCCGGACGCGGCCACGGTGCTGGTGCTGTACGGCGACGTGCCGCTGATCCGTGCCGATACCCTGTTGCGCCTGCTGCACTCGCCGGGGCGGCTGGCGGTGCTGGTGGCCGAACCCGACGACCCCAGCGGCTATGGCCGCATCGTGCGCGACGCGGCGGGCAAGGTCGCGGCGATCGTGGAGCACAAGGATGCCGACGACGAGCAGCGCCGCATCCGCGCCATCAACACCGGCATCGTCACCGCCGAATCCACCGCGCTCAAGCGCTGGCTGGCGCAATTGCGCAGCGACAACGCGCAGGGCGAGTACTACCTGACCGATGTGTTCGCCGCCGCCGCTGCCGAATTCACCCCGGCGGAGATGGTGCTGGTGGCCGATCCGATCGAGGCCGAGGGTGCCAACGACCCATGGCAGCTGGCGCAGCTGGAGCGCGCCTGGCAGCTGCGCGCGGCGCGCGCGCTGTGCGAGCAGGGCGCGCACCTGCTCGATCCGAACCGGCTGGACCAGCGCGGCCGCGTGCGCGTGGGCCGCGACGTGTGCATCGACGTGAACGTGGTGCTGGAAGGCGAGGTGGAACTGGGCGACGGGGTCAGCATCGGTCCGTTCGTGCGGCTGAAGGACGTGGTGCTGGGGCCGGGCACCGAAGTGCGCGCGCACTGCGACCTGGAAGGCGTGGTCACCGAAGGCGCGGTGATAATCGGTCCGTTCGCGCGGCTGCGGCCGGGCACGGTGCTGGCCGACGGCGTGCACATCGGCAATTTCGTCGAGACCAAGAAGGTGGTGCTCGGCGTCGGCAGCAAGGCCAATCATCTGAGCTATCTGGGCGATGCGACGATCGGCAGCGGGGTCAACATCGGCGCCGGCACCATCACCTGCAACTACGACGGCGTGAACAAGTCGCAGACCACGATCGGCGACGACGTCTTCGTCGGCTCCAACAGCGCGCTGGTGGCGCCGCTGACGATCGGTGCGGGCGCCACCATCGGCGCCGGGTCGGTGATTACGCGCGATGCGCCGGCCGGCCAGCTCACCGTGGCGCGGGCGCGGCAGGCCACGCACGAAGACTGGAAGCGGCCGAAGAAGAAATAG
- a CDS encoding F0F1 ATP synthase subunit epsilon codes for MSTIRCDIVSAEHEIYHGEATLVVATGELGELGIAPKHAPLITRLKPGKVVVTTASGEQLDFAISGGILEVQPQVVTILADTAIRAQDIDEASVRKAKEEAERMLANRGDGIDVAEAQAKLAEVTAQLQALERLRKNLKH; via the coding sequence ATGAGCACCATCCGTTGCGACATCGTCAGCGCCGAGCACGAGATCTACCACGGTGAAGCGACCCTGGTGGTCGCTACCGGCGAGCTGGGCGAGCTGGGCATCGCGCCCAAGCACGCGCCGCTGATCACCCGGCTCAAGCCCGGCAAGGTGGTGGTCACCACCGCCAGCGGCGAGCAGCTGGATTTCGCCATTTCCGGCGGCATCCTCGAGGTGCAGCCGCAGGTGGTGACCATCCTGGCCGACACCGCGATCCGCGCGCAGGACATCGACGAGGCGTCGGTGCGCAAGGCCAAGGAAGAAGCCGAGCGCATGCTCGCCAACCGCGGCGACGGCATCGACGTGGCCGAGGCGCAGGCCAAGCTGGCGGAAGTCACCGCGCAGCTGCAGGCGCTGGAACGCCTGCGCAAGAACCTCAAGCACTGA
- the atpD gene encoding F0F1 ATP synthase subunit beta, producing the protein MSQGKIVQIIGAVVDVEFARADVPKIYDALKVEGTAITLEVQQQLGDGIVRTIALGSTDGLKRNLLATNTGRAISVPVGPGTLGRIMDVLGRPIDEAGDVQATDHWEIHRAAPSYEDQSSATELLETGIKVIDLMCPFAKGGKVGLFGGAGVGKTVNMMELINNIAKAHSGLSVFAGVGERTREGNDFYHEMKDSNVLDKVAMVYGQMNEPPGNRLRVALTGLTMAEYFRDEKDENGKGKDVLLFVDNIYRYTLAGTEVSALLGRMPSAVGYQPTLAEEMGVLQERITSTKTGSITSIQAVYVPADDYTDPSPATTFAHLDSTVALSRSIASLGIYPAVDPLDSTSRMMDPNVIGHEHYDTARRVQMTLQKYKELKDIIAILGMDELSEEDKQSVSRARKIERFFSQPFHVAEVFTGSPGKYVSLKDTIRGFKGIVEGEYDHLPEQAFYMVGSIEEAVEKAKKMAEKA; encoded by the coding sequence ATGAGTCAGGGCAAGATCGTTCAGATCATCGGCGCGGTCGTCGACGTCGAATTCGCGCGTGCCGATGTGCCGAAGATTTACGACGCACTGAAGGTCGAAGGCACGGCCATCACGCTGGAAGTGCAGCAGCAGCTCGGAGACGGCATCGTGCGCACCATCGCGCTCGGTTCCACCGACGGCCTCAAGCGCAACCTGCTGGCGACCAATACCGGCCGCGCGATCTCGGTGCCGGTCGGCCCGGGCACGCTGGGCCGGATCATGGACGTGCTGGGCCGCCCGATCGACGAGGCCGGCGACGTGCAGGCCACCGATCATTGGGAAATCCACCGCGCCGCGCCGAGCTACGAAGACCAGTCCTCGGCCACCGAGCTGCTGGAAACCGGCATCAAGGTCATCGACCTGATGTGCCCGTTCGCCAAGGGCGGCAAGGTCGGCCTGTTCGGCGGCGCCGGCGTCGGCAAGACCGTCAACATGATGGAGCTGATCAACAACATCGCCAAGGCGCACTCGGGTCTGTCCGTGTTCGCCGGCGTGGGCGAGCGTACCCGCGAGGGCAACGACTTCTACCACGAGATGAAGGACTCCAACGTCCTGGACAAGGTCGCGATGGTGTACGGCCAGATGAACGAGCCGCCGGGCAACCGCCTGCGCGTGGCGCTGACCGGCCTGACCATGGCCGAGTACTTCCGCGACGAGAAGGACGAGAACGGCAAGGGCAAGGACGTGCTGCTGTTCGTCGACAACATCTACCGCTACACCCTGGCCGGTACCGAAGTGTCGGCGCTGCTGGGCCGCATGCCGTCGGCGGTGGGCTACCAGCCGACCCTGGCCGAGGAAATGGGCGTGCTGCAGGAGCGCATCACCTCGACCAAGACCGGCTCGATCACCTCGATCCAGGCCGTGTACGTGCCCGCGGACGATTACACCGATCCGTCGCCGGCGACCACCTTCGCCCACCTCGACTCGACCGTCGCGCTGTCGCGCAGCATCGCCTCGCTGGGTATCTACCCGGCTGTGGATCCGCTGGATTCGACCTCGCGCATGATGGATCCGAACGTGATCGGCCACGAGCACTACGACACCGCCCGCCGCGTGCAGATGACCCTGCAGAAGTACAAGGAACTGAAGGACATCATCGCGATCCTGGGCATGGACGAGCTGTCCGAAGAGGACAAGCAGTCGGTGTCGCGCGCGCGCAAGATCGAGCGCTTCTTCAGCCAGCCGTTCCACGTGGCCGAAGTGTTCACCGGCTCGCCGGGCAAGTACGTGTCGCTGAAGGACACCATCCGCGGCTTCAAGGGCATCGTCGAAGGCGAGTACGACCACCTGCCGGAGCAGGCGTTCTACATGGTCGGCAGCATCGAAGAAGCGGTCGAGAAGGCCAAGAAGATGGCCGAGAAGGCGTAA
- a CDS encoding GtrA family protein, which produces MSLLRQGGQFVLIGLLQLLIDWSVFVAATAAGMPPIPANVLGRVCGALLGFWLNGRITFASDDGARLGWQRFGRFMAMWILMTLLSTWLVSLCVDALGLRLARLAKPVVEGVLAVLSFFVGRHLVYR; this is translated from the coding sequence ATGAGTCTGCTGCGCCAGGGCGGTCAATTCGTGCTGATCGGATTGCTGCAACTGCTGATCGACTGGAGCGTGTTCGTCGCGGCCACCGCCGCCGGCATGCCGCCGATCCCGGCCAACGTGCTCGGCCGCGTGTGCGGCGCCCTGCTCGGCTTCTGGCTAAACGGCCGCATCACCTTCGCCAGCGACGACGGCGCGCGCCTGGGCTGGCAGCGCTTCGGCCGCTTCATGGCGATGTGGATCCTGATGACCCTGCTCAGCACCTGGCTGGTGTCGCTGTGCGTGGACGCGCTGGGCCTGCGCCTGGCCAGGCTGGCCAAGCCGGTGGTCGAGGGCGTGCTGGCGGTGCTGTCGTTCTTCGTCGGGCGGCACCTGGTGTACCGCTAG